In Puniceicoccus vermicola, the DNA window ATCCCGCCAGAGTCGGCAGAGCATTCCGTAAAGAAACAACGCCGCGCGCATGGCACCCCTACCCCGAACGCCATTCCCCCGCGTTTCCAAGTAAAACGGAATATCCTCAATAAAATCTCCCGCCAGCGCGCGAGTGGAACGCACCGATCGCCGCGACTCCCGGATCCGCTTCAAATTCCCATGTTGCAGATACCGCAATCCCCCATGCAGTACCTTCAGACTATTCGCCGAGGTCCCAGCTCCAAAGTCGTCCTTTTCGAGGAGAATCACCCGCGCCCCGGTTCGCGCCGCTTCGAAAGCGATCCACGCCCCCTGCACGCCTCCACCGACCACCATCAGGTCATACATCTCCACCGATTTTAAATCCGACGCACTCATTCCTCTCAAAACCCAATTGCCCCACTCTTTCCCGACTTTGGCAAGCTTCTCCCGTCAGGAAAATTTGATCGCGACGGACTCCCTCATTCCGGTCGCCGGCATCCGACAATGCTTGCCGCAGAGTCGACCACCCTTACTCAGGGGATCATTCCATCTGATCGCGGGCGAGCTTGCGCATGTCCTCGACCTTATCGATCTCATCCATGATCTCGTGCCCGATCATCGTTTCGATCACATCTTCCAGAGTGACGACTCCGGCGAAACCACCAAATTCATCGACCACGATCGCCATATGCTCTCGCTCCTTCAGGAACCGAAGAAACAACTTCTTGAGCGAAGACTCTTCTTTCACCACAAAAGCCTCGTGCACCAAGTCCGACAAAGGACGATCAAACTCATCACGCGCCGCCGCCGCGAGGATATCACTCTTGAGCACATAGCCAAGGATCTCATCAACGCTCTTTCCCCGCACTGGAATCCTTGAATAGGGAATGCTCTCATGATCCTTCATCACCTGGCCCACGGTCCGTTCCGATGGCCACACCAAGGTGACCACCCTCGGGGTCAGGACATCTTCGACTTTCACGGAACGAAAGGCGATCACGCTACGAACCGCTGCCGCCTCGGTCAGATCGAGAATCCCTTCCGCCTGGCCCAGTTGAGCCATGGCCAGCATCTCGTCGCGGTCCATTGATGAAT includes these proteins:
- a CDS encoding CNNM domain-containing protein, which gives rise to MGLLIFYFLLAVLCSFLCSILEAVLLSMTPSYVTSMKEKGARSAKLLGLLKENVDRPLAAILSLNTIAHTAGAAGVGAQAQLVWGEASLTIVSAVLTLLILVLSEIIPKTVGATFWRQLAVPSAYITYWLTIILRPFVWLAMGITRLLSRNDDNSSMDRDEMLAMAQLGQAEGILDLTEAAAVRSVIAFRSVKVEDVLTPRVVTLVWPSERTVGQVMKDHESIPYSRIPVRGKSVDEILGYVLKSDILAAAARDEFDRPLSDLVHEAFVVKEESSLKKLFLRFLKEREHMAIVVDEFGGFAGVVTLEDVIETMIGHEIMDEIDKVEDMRKLARDQME